The genomic segment CCAGCGTGATCAGCACGCCGTACCAGGCAATCGTGAAATTGCCGATCTGAAGGAATACCGGGTCCATAAGTCAGGAGCAGTGTAGAGCGAATGGGACCGTGAAGGCGCGGCAAAGACAAAGCCCGGCCTGCGGGGACCGGGCTCCGGGAAGGGGGGAGGGCAGACTCAGGCGCCCAGCGCGGCCTCGTCCTCCTGCGGCACCACCCGGAAGAGGCGCGAGAGCAGGATGCCCAGTTCATATAGGGCGTACAGGGGCACGCCCACCAGCAGCATGTTGATGGGGTCCGGCGTCGGCGTGATGAAGGCCGCGAACAGCAGCACCACGACCAGGGCAATGCGCCAGGCCCGGCGCAACATCACGTGATTGACCAGCCCGATGCGCGTGAGGATCACCGCCAGAATGGGCATCTCAAAGGCCAGCCCGAAGGCCACCAGAAAGCTGGTGATCGTGCCGATGTAGTTCGCCAGGCTCTGCATCTGCTGGACCGTGCCGCCCAGAAAGTCCAGCAGGAAGCGCACCATCGCGGGCAGCACGAACGTGTATCCGAAAGCCGCCCCGGCCAGAAAGGACAGCCCCGCCCCCACGATGAAGGGCAGCGCCCAGCGCCGCTCGTGGGCATACAGCCCCGGCGCGATAAAGGCCCACACCTGCCAGAGAATGAACGGGAGCGCCAGCGCCAGCCCCGCCCAGAACGACAGTTGCAGGCTTAGCAGGAACTGGTCGGCCAGGTTCACGGTGACGAGCTGGACGTTGTTCGCCTGGTACTGCTCGGAGTAGCGCAGCGGCCCCTTGATCAGCTCGATGAGTTGCAGGCGGTACTGAAACGCGGCCACCATGCCCAGGGCCAGAAAGATCAGGCTGTAGATCAGCCGCTTACGCAGTTCCTCCAGATGGTCCAGCAGCGGGGCACTGTGGAGTTCACCCGGCGGGGGAGGAGACACGGGCCTCGTCATTGGGCAGGCCTCCTGGGATCAGGCGCGGTGGTCGCGCTCGGGGGCCGCCGCGACGGGGTCAGCGTCCAGCGGGCGGGCCTGCACGTCGGTGACCGTCACGTCGCTCAGGGGCGTGGTCGCCTGGGGGGGCGGAGCGGGGTCGCGCGTCTCGCTCTTGAACTCGCGGATGCCCTGGCCCAGCCCCTTGCCAAGTTCAGGCAGTTTCTTGGCCCCGAAAATCAGGGCGACGACCAGCAGAATCAGGATCAGTTCCATCGGACCGGGCATGGGAAAACCTCCGGAGGGGAAAGCAGGGTGGGGGCGGGAGACAGGGCTCCGCCGGGGACCTCTCAGGGTAACGCGGCGGGATGAGGGGGACGGTATGCGGCAAGGCGCTCCGGTC from the Deinococcus sp. NW-56 genome contains:
- the tatC gene encoding twin-arginine translocase subunit TatC, with protein sequence MTRPVSPPPPGELHSAPLLDHLEELRKRLIYSLIFLALGMVAAFQYRLQLIELIKGPLRYSEQYQANNVQLVTVNLADQFLLSLQLSFWAGLALALPFILWQVWAFIAPGLYAHERRWALPFIVGAGLSFLAGAAFGYTFVLPAMVRFLLDFLGGTVQQMQSLANYIGTITSFLVAFGLAFEMPILAVILTRIGLVNHVMLRRAWRIALVVVLLFAAFITPTPDPINMLLVGVPLYALYELGILLSRLFRVVPQEDEAALGA
- the tatA gene encoding twin-arginine translocase TatA/TatE family subunit; protein product: MPGPMELILILLVVALIFGAKKLPELGKGLGQGIREFKSETRDPAPPPQATTPLSDVTVTDVQARPLDADPVAAAPERDHRA